In the Phycisphaerae bacterium genome, one interval contains:
- the rpoD gene encoding RNA polymerase sigma factor RpoD, producing the protein MILDPVDRATEILLDLGRKRKYLTWQELNEILPDEAIAPDHLETIMLRLEQNKIEMVDEVEAQRLGGIAAEVLAAAARQRALEEEPETDEREIDAVLPPLPEPEDLGDTDDDGKVEAVEADESGSRRIDDPIRMYLTQMGEIPLLTRKEEIDLAKKIELTRMAFRKQVLESDYCITQAVDILQQVSDGRLPFDRTMKISTSEAMAKNTITKLLPENLATVRKLMEHNTGDHQRLQTVRMAAKEKATAIQQMNARRRKIAKLLEELSLRTSRIIPLMRKLESVHRKMRDLERRVEEEKKRVESSDDDLQAMGEELAGMESLVLESGGQLGERLKRMKQVFSEYEDAKRRLSGGNLRLVVSIAKKYRNRGLSFLDIIQEGNTGLMRAVDKYEYRRGYKFSTYATWWIRQAITRAIADHARTIRIPVHMIETMSRLRNIAKQLLQELGREPTIEEIAKKAKMPVSEARRVMKISRHPISLDRPVGESEDSYFGDFIEDDSTESPVQSAGNEMLRDRIEEVLKTLTYREREILKLRYGIGDGYTYTLEEVGKIFKVTRERVRQVEAKAIRKLQHPVRSRKLEGFLDASKSGEL; encoded by the coding sequence ATGATTCTGGATCCCGTGGATCGAGCAACCGAGATCCTGCTCGACCTGGGCCGCAAGCGCAAGTATCTGACCTGGCAGGAACTCAACGAGATTCTGCCCGACGAGGCGATTGCCCCGGACCATCTCGAGACCATCATGCTCAGGCTCGAGCAGAACAAGATCGAGATGGTGGACGAAGTCGAGGCCCAGCGGCTGGGTGGCATTGCCGCGGAGGTTCTGGCCGCCGCCGCCCGGCAGCGGGCGCTCGAAGAGGAGCCCGAGACCGACGAAAGGGAGATTGATGCCGTCCTGCCGCCGCTGCCCGAACCCGAGGATCTTGGGGACACCGACGATGACGGCAAAGTGGAGGCGGTTGAGGCTGACGAGAGCGGCTCGCGGCGGATCGATGACCCGATCCGCATGTACCTGACCCAGATGGGCGAGATTCCGCTGCTCACTCGCAAGGAGGAGATCGACCTGGCCAAGAAGATCGAGCTGACCCGCATGGCCTTCCGCAAGCAGGTCCTCGAGAGCGACTACTGCATCACCCAGGCGGTTGACATTCTTCAGCAGGTTTCGGACGGCCGGCTTCCTTTTGACCGTACGATGAAGATTTCGACGTCCGAAGCGATGGCCAAGAACACGATCACCAAGCTGTTGCCCGAGAACCTAGCCACGGTCCGCAAGCTGATGGAGCACAATACCGGCGACCATCAGCGGCTGCAGACCGTGCGTATGGCGGCGAAGGAGAAGGCGACCGCGATCCAGCAGATGAATGCCCGGCGTCGCAAGATTGCCAAGCTGCTGGAGGAGCTTTCGCTGCGTACCAGCAGGATCATACCCCTGATGCGCAAGCTCGAGTCGGTGCACCGCAAGATGCGTGACCTCGAGCGGCGGGTCGAGGAGGAGAAGAAGCGGGTTGAATCGTCGGACGACGATCTCCAGGCGATGGGTGAGGAACTGGCCGGCATGGAGTCCCTGGTGCTCGAGAGTGGTGGCCAGCTGGGCGAACGGCTCAAGAGGATGAAGCAGGTTTTCTCCGAGTACGAGGATGCCAAGCGGCGTCTGTCGGGCGGCAACCTGCGGCTGGTCGTTTCGATTGCCAAGAAGTACCGCAACCGCGGCCTGAGCTTCCTGGACATCATCCAGGAAGGGAACACTGGGCTGATGCGGGCGGTGGACAAGTACGAATATCGTCGGGGCTACAAGTTCAGCACCTACGCCACCTGGTGGATTCGCCAGGCGATCACGCGGGCGATCGCGGACCATGCTCGCACGATCCGGATTCCGGTGCACATGATCGAGACGATGAGTCGGCTGCGGAACATTGCCAAGCAGCTGCTGCAGGAGCTTGGCCGGGAGCCGACCATCGAGGAGATCGCCAAGAAGGCCAAGATGCCGGTCAGCGAGGCCCGGCGGGTAATGAAGATCAGCCGGCATCCGATTTCGCTCGATCGCCCGGTAGGCGAGAGCGAGGACTCGTATTTTGGCGATTTTATTGAGGACGACAGCACCGAGTCGCCGGTTCAATCGGCCGGCAACGAGATGCTCCGCGACCGGATCGAGGAAGTGCTCAAGACGCTGACCTACCGGGAGCGTGAGATCCTCAAGTTGCGTTACGGGATTGGCGACGGGTACACGTACACGCTGGAGGAGGTCGGCAAGATCTTCAAGGTGACGCGCGAGCGGGTTCGGCAGGTCGAGGCCAAGGCGATCCGCAAGCTTCAGCACCCGGTGCGATCCCGCAAGCTGGAAGGCTTCCTGGACGCCTCCAAGAGCGGGGAGCTTTAA
- a CDS encoding 6-carboxytetrahydropterin synthase, protein MVDIQQSFEFSAAHRLHCATMSDEENRRVFGKCNNPNGHGHNYGLEVMVTGEPDPSTGVLLPIESLEDIVKQRVIDRLDHKHLNRDCPEFAAVNPSVENIARTIWGLLEGRMGPARLKRVRVWETPKTCAEYEGPAG, encoded by the coding sequence ATGGTGGACATTCAGCAGAGTTTCGAGTTTTCTGCCGCGCATCGCCTGCACTGTGCGACCATGAGCGACGAGGAGAACCGTCGCGTCTTCGGCAAGTGCAACAACCCCAACGGGCACGGGCACAACTACGGCCTGGAGGTTATGGTCACGGGTGAACCGGACCCGAGCACGGGTGTGCTTTTGCCGATTGAGTCGCTGGAGGACATTGTCAAGCAGCGGGTCATTGACCGGCTGGACCACAAGCACTTGAACCGCGACTGTCCGGAGTTCGCTGCGGTGAATCCCTCGGTGGAGAACATTGCCCGAACGATCTGGGGGTTGCTCGAGGGGCGGATGGGGCCGGCCCGGCTGAAGCGGGTTCGGGTCTGGGAGACGCCGAAGACCTGTGCGGAATACGAGGGTCCTGCAGGCTGA
- a CDS encoding sigma-70 family RNA polymerase sigma factor has product MQHYLKQIDEAPLLTAQEEQELGRAIQYALKVPALFQQHEITLKQKEEAELTAARARDRMILSNLRLVVNIAKNYLNRGLALADLIEEGNIGLLRGVEGYDPTMETRFSTYASWWIKQAIKRALINSVQPVHIPAYMVAMIADWKKAFTELEQKHGKQPTLQEMARHMNLTERKVRIIRRAVKAFSAPTQSGSADGSFGLNELLADQKTPSPQDSAFSNADAEVISKLLSKIDEREATILKLRYGLDNQEPMTLKQIGVKVGLTRERVRQLEREALVKLREALNEM; this is encoded by the coding sequence TTGCAGCACTATCTCAAGCAGATCGACGAAGCCCCGCTCCTGACTGCCCAGGAGGAGCAGGAGTTGGGGCGGGCGATCCAGTACGCCCTCAAAGTGCCTGCCCTCTTCCAGCAGCACGAGATCACACTCAAGCAGAAGGAAGAGGCCGAACTCACCGCCGCTCGGGCTCGCGATCGCATGATCCTCTCCAACCTGCGCCTCGTGGTCAATATCGCCAAAAACTACCTCAACCGCGGGCTGGCGCTGGCGGATCTCATCGAGGAAGGCAACATCGGCCTCCTCCGCGGTGTCGAAGGCTACGATCCCACCATGGAGACACGGTTCAGCACCTACGCCTCCTGGTGGATCAAGCAGGCCATCAAGCGGGCCTTGATCAACTCGGTTCAGCCGGTACACATCCCCGCCTATATGGTCGCCATGATCGCCGACTGGAAGAAAGCCTTCACCGAACTCGAGCAGAAACACGGCAAACAGCCAACCTTGCAGGAGATGGCCAGGCACATGAACCTCACCGAACGCAAGGTGAGAATCATCCGCCGCGCGGTCAAGGCGTTCAGTGCCCCCACCCAGTCGGGCAGCGCCGACGGCAGCTTCGGCCTCAACGAACTGCTCGCCGATCAGAAAACGCCTTCACCCCAGGACTCGGCCTTCAGTAACGCCGACGCCGAGGTCATCAGCAAACTCCTCAGCAAGATCGACGAACGCGAAGCCACCATCCTGAAGCTCCGCTACGGCCTCGATAACCAGGAACCCATGACCCTCAAACAGATCGGCGTCAAGGTCGGATTGACCCGCGAACGCGTCCGCCAGCTCGAACGCGAAGCCTTGGTCAAGCTCCGCGAAGCACTCAACGAGATGTGA